One stretch of Niallia sp. XMNu-256 DNA includes these proteins:
- a CDS encoding ABC transporter ATP-binding protein, translated as MAVLELHGVKKSYGDGHKKVDALKETSFLAERGELIAIIGPSGSGKSTFLTIVGGLLSPSSGDVIINGQVITALNEKKRSQIRLKEIGFVLQASNLVPFLTVANQLKLLDKVKKGNMTKKERDELYEELEIADLLMKYPSDLSGGQRQRVAIAKALYSNPSIILADEPTASLDSDRAFEVMELLKKVTKQKKTTTIVVTHDIRLVGYCDKVYKMTDGVLSETMEEHLKNPQTSF; from the coding sequence ATGGCAGTATTAGAGTTACATGGGGTAAAGAAAAGTTATGGGGATGGACATAAAAAAGTTGATGCCTTGAAGGAAACAAGCTTTCTTGCTGAACGAGGGGAATTAATTGCCATTATTGGCCCGTCAGGATCGGGAAAAAGTACCTTCCTCACGATTGTTGGGGGATTATTATCCCCCTCATCAGGGGATGTAATCATCAATGGGCAAGTAATTACAGCTTTAAATGAAAAGAAACGTTCACAAATTCGACTTAAGGAAATTGGATTTGTGTTACAAGCATCCAACTTAGTTCCCTTTCTCACTGTTGCTAATCAATTGAAACTATTAGATAAAGTTAAAAAAGGGAATATGACAAAAAAGGAACGGGACGAACTTTATGAGGAATTAGAGATTGCTGACTTACTCATGAAATACCCTTCCGATCTATCCGGAGGTCAACGCCAGCGTGTAGCGATAGCAAAGGCGCTTTATAGCAACCCTTCGATTATTTTAGCTGATGAACCTACTGCTTCCCTTGACTCAGATCGTGCTTTTGAAGTGATGGAGCTATTAAAAAAGGTAACAAAGCAGAAAAAAACAACGACGATTGTAGTCACCCATGATATTCGGCTTGTTGGTTATTGTGATAAGGTTTATAAAATGACAGATGGCGTTCTTTCGGAGACAATGGAGGAACATCTTAAAAATCCACAAACCTCATTTTAA
- a CDS encoding S-(hydroxymethyl)glutathione dehydrogenase/class III alcohol dehydrogenase produces MKSRAAVAFGPGEPLKIVEIDVEEPKAKEVLVKMLHTSVCHTDAFTLSGDDPEGVFPAVLGHEGAGVVVAVGDEVTSVKPGDHVIPLYTAECGECKFCRSGKTNLCSAVRETQGKGLMPDGTTRFSYNGEPIYHYMGTSTFSEYTVVSEVSLAKIDPEAPLDKVYLFGCGVTTGIGAVHKTAKVEEGAVTAVFGLGAIGLAVIQGLVQAKASRIIAIDLNEDKFELAKKMGATDFINPSKFDKPIQEVIVEMTDGGVDYSFECIGNVEVMRSALECCHKGWGESVIIGVAGAGKEISTRPFQLVTGRVWRGSAFGGVKGRTELPGMVEDYMNGKIDLESFITHNLDFNDINKAFDLLHKGESIRTTLTYGE; encoded by the coding sequence TTGAAAAGTAGAGCTGCTGTTGCGTTTGGACCAGGAGAACCACTTAAAATTGTAGAAATCGATGTAGAGGAACCAAAGGCAAAAGAGGTATTAGTAAAAATGTTACATACTTCTGTGTGCCACACAGACGCATTTACACTATCAGGTGATGATCCAGAAGGCGTATTCCCTGCTGTACTCGGCCACGAAGGTGCGGGTGTTGTCGTTGCTGTAGGAGATGAAGTGACTTCAGTAAAACCTGGAGACCATGTCATTCCACTATATACGGCTGAATGTGGAGAATGTAAATTCTGTCGTTCCGGTAAAACAAACTTATGTAGTGCTGTTCGAGAAACTCAAGGGAAAGGTTTAATGCCTGACGGAACCACTCGTTTCTCTTACAATGGAGAACCGATTTATCATTACATGGGAACAAGTACATTTAGTGAATATACGGTTGTTTCGGAAGTCTCTTTAGCAAAAATTGACCCTGAGGCTCCACTTGATAAAGTTTATCTTTTTGGATGCGGGGTTACTACAGGGATTGGGGCTGTACACAAGACAGCTAAAGTGGAAGAAGGAGCTGTAACAGCTGTATTTGGCCTTGGAGCAATTGGATTAGCTGTTATTCAAGGTTTGGTTCAAGCAAAAGCAAGTCGAATTATTGCGATTGACTTAAATGAGGATAAGTTCGAGTTAGCTAAGAAAATGGGAGCGACTGATTTTATCAATCCTTCTAAATTTGATAAGCCAATTCAAGAAGTTATCGTCGAAATGACGGATGGAGGAGTCGATTATAGCTTCGAGTGTATTGGAAATGTTGAAGTAATGAGATCTGCTCTTGAATGTTGTCATAAAGGCTGGGGCGAAAGTGTAATTATCGGTGTAGCAGGCGCAGGTAAAGAGATTAGTACTCGCCCATTCCAATTAGTAACAGGTCGCGTATGGCGCGGATCAGCCTTTGGTGGTGTGAAAGGAAGAACCGAACTACCAGGAATGGTTGAAGATTATATGAACGGTAAAATTGATTTAGAGTCATTTATCACACACAACTTAGACTTTAATGACATCAATAAGGCGTTCGATTTGCTTCATAAAGGGGAGTCCATCCGTACAACTTTAACATATGGAGAGTGA
- a CDS encoding RNA pseudouridine synthase codes for MKIPILYEDNHLLLVEKPINIPVQADRSGDNDLLTMLKKDLKLRYQKPGNVYLGLVHRLDRPVGGAMVFAKTSKAASRLSDMIRRHVIERNYLAVVHGTPNKKRGQLVHYLHKDNQKNKVSVVSSNHPKAKKAVLDYEIIESKKGLSLLSVNLHTGRPHQIRVQLSTMGNPIYGDQKYGESRNKPGQQLALWAHSLYFDHPVKKEPIGAYSLPSSIYPWNLWETCKDREGKQTGEDFAIEGLLSYID; via the coding sequence ATGAAAATACCAATATTATACGAGGATAATCATCTACTTTTGGTGGAAAAACCGATTAATATACCTGTACAAGCAGATCGTAGTGGGGACAATGATTTGTTAACCATGCTAAAAAAAGATTTGAAACTACGTTACCAAAAGCCTGGGAATGTTTATTTAGGACTTGTACACCGTCTGGACCGCCCCGTTGGTGGTGCCATGGTGTTTGCAAAAACTTCAAAGGCTGCATCTAGATTGTCAGATATGATACGTAGACATGTGATCGAACGGAATTATTTGGCGGTTGTTCATGGAACCCCGAATAAGAAAAGGGGGCAGCTTGTGCATTATCTCCATAAAGATAATCAAAAAAATAAGGTGTCCGTTGTTTCATCTAATCACCCAAAGGCAAAAAAGGCCGTACTAGATTACGAGATTATTGAATCGAAAAAAGGGTTAAGTTTACTCTCTGTGAACCTCCATACGGGGAGGCCCCATCAAATCCGTGTTCAGCTTTCAACCATGGGAAATCCGATATACGGGGACCAAAAATATGGTGAAAGTCGTAATAAACCTGGACAACAACTTGCCCTATGGGCTCATTCGCTCTATTTCGACCATCCTGTTAAGAAGGAACCAATAGGAGCTTATTCCCTCCCATCTAGTATTTACCCATGGAATTTATGGGAGACTTGTAAGGATAGAGAAGGCAAGCAAACTGGTGAAGACTTTGCAATTGAGGGACTGCTTAGTTATATAGATTAA
- a CDS encoding MerR family transcriptional regulator produces MFEVTGKGKAVFTIQQVADMTGLSKQVIRKWEERYGIIQPERLGNGYRVYSQQDVKILLNVKSLSEQGHSLKQAALLVKESVEDREAAEPLFEKGNLLDYGQWNEYVLQLLEKGSHCNEIELSLILQQAYHHVGLECFLTDIVIPFLKEVGKKWESREWDEYQESVSSLVVRDFLIQIRRNYHYRENAPFVLGACLPHEQHEVPLHLVLLQFMMKGWRTQLIGASPAPGAIESLISKLKPDVVLLSATTTIPFETDSQLLQRLDQFAAQQKNIAFYLGGLGAVTYHLHDKLQAIHVTNSIEDIL; encoded by the coding sequence ATGTTTGAAGTAACTGGAAAGGGAAAAGCAGTATTCACCATTCAACAAGTTGCAGATATGACCGGATTATCAAAACAAGTGATTAGAAAGTGGGAAGAGCGGTATGGAATTATTCAACCAGAACGTTTAGGGAATGGTTATAGAGTATATAGTCAACAGGATGTCAAAATTCTTTTAAACGTCAAATCGCTTTCAGAACAAGGTCACTCACTTAAACAAGCCGCCCTTCTTGTAAAAGAGAGTGTTGAAGACCGCGAAGCAGCCGAACCACTCTTTGAAAAAGGGAATTTGCTTGATTACGGGCAGTGGAATGAGTATGTCCTTCAGCTTCTCGAAAAAGGGAGTCATTGTAATGAAATTGAATTAAGTTTAATTTTACAACAAGCGTATCATCATGTCGGGCTAGAGTGTTTTTTAACTGATATCGTTATTCCTTTCTTAAAAGAGGTCGGTAAGAAGTGGGAAAGTCGCGAGTGGGATGAATATCAGGAATCCGTATCCAGTTTAGTTGTAAGGGATTTTTTAATTCAAATTCGGAGAAATTATCACTATCGGGAAAATGCCCCCTTTGTACTCGGAGCATGTTTGCCCCATGAACAACATGAAGTCCCATTACATCTAGTCCTATTACAGTTCATGATGAAAGGGTGGAGAACTCAGTTAATTGGAGCATCCCCTGCTCCTGGGGCAATTGAGTCACTCATATCCAAATTAAAACCGGATGTGGTTTTATTGTCTGCTACAACGACGATCCCATTTGAAACAGACTCCCAACTGCTGCAAAGATTGGATCAATTTGCCGCACAGCAAAAAAATATCGCTTTCTATCTTGGTGGGCTAGGAGCAGTTACCTATCACCTTCACGATAAATTACAGGCTATACATGTAACCAATTCAATCGAAGATATTTTATAA
- a CDS encoding ABC transporter permease: protein MFLAWQEIKKNKLRFTLITGILMLVSYLVFFLSGLATGLASLNREAVDKWEASAIILTEESDKSLYQSFMSIDQLKDIHAEKAAVLGQLNAIISNGTNKKNISLFGINKEEFLMPNVIEGRTFEQANEVIADDSLKDNGFNLGDTLTLSSSDQQLTIVGFTDQARFNAAPVLYTDLSTFHQVKFGETAEQNKDQINAIVIGDKSISNLTENTELDSIEIETFIESLPGYTEQKLTLNFMIYFLFAISSIIVAIFLYVLTVQKISMFGVMKAQGISSSYLSWSVVAQTFILALIGTGLGFVLTLISGAFLPAAVPVSFDLALMGFYGFILMVVATLGAVFSVLTIVRIDPLKAIGG, encoded by the coding sequence GTGTTTTTAGCATGGCAGGAAATTAAAAAGAATAAATTGCGCTTTACCTTAATTACAGGTATTTTGATGCTTGTTTCCTATCTAGTATTTTTTCTCTCTGGGCTTGCGACTGGACTTGCTAGCTTAAATAGGGAGGCTGTTGATAAATGGGAGGCATCGGCGATTATCCTTACCGAGGAATCTGATAAAAGCCTGTATCAATCATTTATGTCGATCGATCAGCTAAAAGATATTCATGCTGAAAAAGCAGCTGTACTTGGTCAGCTTAATGCCATTATAAGCAACGGTACGAATAAAAAAAATATCTCTCTATTTGGAATTAACAAAGAGGAATTCCTAATGCCAAATGTCATTGAGGGGAGGACATTTGAACAAGCGAATGAAGTGATTGCTGATGATTCGCTTAAAGACAATGGATTCAATCTAGGAGATACATTAACCTTATCCTCTAGTGACCAACAATTAACGATTGTTGGCTTTACAGATCAAGCACGTTTTAATGCTGCACCTGTTCTCTATACAGACCTTTCAACTTTCCATCAAGTTAAATTTGGTGAGACTGCTGAACAGAATAAAGATCAAATAAACGCCATCGTTATTGGAGATAAGTCCATTTCAAATCTTACCGAAAACACTGAGTTGGATTCCATTGAAATTGAAACATTTATTGAAAGTTTACCTGGCTATACAGAACAAAAACTAACCTTAAATTTTATGATTTACTTTCTATTTGCTATATCATCGATCATCGTAGCCATTTTCTTATATGTGTTGACCGTACAGAAGATCAGTATGTTTGGAGTCATGAAGGCACAAGGAATTTCCAGCTCTTATTTATCCTGGTCTGTTGTCGCACAAACCTTTATTTTAGCATTGATCGGGACAGGGCTAGGATTTGTTTTAACACTCATTTCAGGAGCTTTCCTGCCAGCAGCTGTTCCTGTTTCGTTTGACCTGGCCTTGATGGGATTCTACGGGTTCATCCTAATGGTTGTTGCCACTCTTGGTGCTGTATTTTCAGTATTAACGATTGTTCGAATAGACCCACTGAAAGCGATTGGAGGATAA
- a CDS encoding acetaldehyde dehydrogenase (acetylating), whose amino-acid sequence MSSKVKVAVLGSGNIGTDLMIKLGRSELLELTAVIGIDPQSDGLARAREMGYAAVDTGIDGFLAEPNLKADIVFDATSAKAHLYNAKVLKEAGIKVIDMTPAAVGPYVCAAVNIEEHIEKDNINLITCGGQATIPMVHAVNRVSPVEYAEIVATISSRSAGPGTRANIDEFTETTSRAIEVVGGADKGKAIMILNPAEPPIMMRDTVYTLVKEGTMNGQAIRKSIDEMIQVVQSYVPGYKLRTEPIFEGNKVTIFLQVEGAGDYLPKYSGNLDIMTAAGVRIAEEFAKNLLAKK is encoded by the coding sequence ATGTCATCAAAAGTTAAAGTTGCTGTTCTCGGTTCAGGGAACATTGGTACAGATTTAATGATTAAACTTGGACGGTCTGAGTTGTTAGAGTTAACAGCTGTAATTGGAATTGATCCACAATCAGACGGATTAGCACGTGCGAGGGAAATGGGTTATGCCGCTGTTGACACAGGAATCGATGGATTCTTGGCTGAACCTAATCTTAAAGCAGATATTGTATTTGATGCCACATCTGCTAAAGCTCATCTTTACAATGCAAAGGTGTTAAAAGAAGCGGGAATCAAGGTTATTGATATGACACCTGCGGCAGTTGGTCCCTATGTATGTGCTGCAGTAAATATTGAAGAACATATTGAAAAAGACAATATTAATTTAATTACATGTGGCGGTCAGGCTACGATTCCTATGGTTCACGCTGTTAACCGAGTAAGTCCAGTTGAATACGCAGAAATTGTTGCCACCATTTCAAGCCGAAGTGCAGGTCCGGGAACGCGTGCAAACATTGATGAATTCACGGAAACGACATCTCGTGCGATTGAAGTTGTTGGGGGTGCGGACAAAGGAAAAGCGATTATGATCTTGAATCCAGCTGAGCCGCCAATCATGATGCGCGATACCGTCTACACACTTGTTAAAGAAGGCACGATGAATGGGCAAGCTATTCGGAAATCAATTGATGAAATGATTCAAGTCGTCCAATCGTATGTTCCAGGCTATAAACTTAGAACAGAGCCAATTTTCGAAGGCAATAAAGTCACAATCTTCCTTCAAGTTGAAGGTGCAGGGGATTACCTGCCTAAATATTCCGGCAACCTTGATATCATGACAGCTGCCGGCGTCAGAATTGCTGAAGAGTTTGCAAAAAATCTATTAGCGAAAAAATAA
- a CDS encoding GntP family permease, with translation MELIIILLALGMLMFIAYRGFTVIIFAPLCALFAVLLTEPAWILPWYSNVFMGKMVEYIQLYFPIFLLGALFGKVVEMSGLARSIATTLIKIVGQKRAMLVIVLLASILTYSGVSLVVVAFAVYPFARHLFRDSNIPKRLIPGTIALGSFTFTMDALPGSPQVQNVIPTTFFKTDLYSAPTLGIIGAIFIFALGMWYLESQRKKAQKAGEGYDSFGTIKEENVTEIDLNAHESVGRRIFAFVPVILVAVLNKTFTTIIPKWYPNGFDFEAIGLAFPSIETSKVVGIWSVEIALIVGILATILYNHKPVVMDFKEGTKIGVAGALLAIMNSATEYGFGAVISNLPGFKIARDGIASVFGHPLVNGAVTTNVLSAISGSASAGIAITLGMMSETYIKLANQFDIPLEVMHRVISMASGGMDTLPHNGAVITLLAITGLTHKQSYKDIFAITIIKTIAAFFIIAVYLLTGII, from the coding sequence ATGGAACTAATTATAATTCTATTGGCACTCGGTATGCTGATGTTCATTGCCTACCGCGGCTTTACAGTAATCATTTTTGCACCACTGTGCGCCTTGTTTGCTGTATTACTAACTGAACCAGCATGGATACTGCCTTGGTACTCCAATGTATTTATGGGCAAAATGGTAGAATACATTCAATTGTATTTTCCAATTTTCCTACTGGGAGCATTATTTGGTAAAGTAGTTGAAATGTCAGGACTTGCAAGGAGTATTGCTACAACTTTAATTAAAATCGTTGGTCAAAAACGAGCGATGCTTGTCATCGTATTGCTTGCATCCATTCTAACATACAGTGGTGTTAGCTTAGTCGTAGTTGCATTTGCTGTGTATCCATTTGCAAGACATTTGTTCAGAGATTCAAATATTCCTAAGCGCTTAATTCCCGGTACAATTGCACTTGGCTCATTCACCTTTACAATGGATGCGCTTCCAGGCTCTCCCCAAGTGCAAAACGTTATTCCGACTACGTTTTTTAAAACAGATCTTTACTCAGCACCAACTCTTGGGATTATCGGTGCGATCTTTATCTTTGCTTTAGGTATGTGGTATTTAGAATCACAACGAAAGAAAGCTCAAAAAGCTGGTGAAGGCTATGATTCATTTGGAACCATTAAAGAAGAAAATGTCACAGAGATTGATTTAAATGCACACGAGAGTGTCGGACGCAGAATCTTTGCATTCGTCCCAGTGATCCTTGTTGCAGTATTGAATAAAACCTTTACAACCATTATCCCTAAGTGGTATCCAAACGGATTTGACTTTGAGGCGATCGGTCTAGCTTTTCCAAGCATTGAAACCTCGAAAGTCGTAGGGATTTGGTCAGTTGAAATTGCTTTAATTGTAGGTATTCTTGCGACCATCCTTTATAACCACAAACCAGTGGTTATGGACTTTAAGGAAGGTACAAAAATTGGTGTGGCCGGTGCCCTTCTTGCCATTATGAACTCGGCAACAGAATATGGGTTTGGTGCAGTCATTTCAAACTTGCCTGGCTTTAAAATAGCAAGAGATGGCATCGCATCTGTGTTCGGTCATCCGTTAGTTAATGGAGCGGTAACAACGAATGTCTTATCCGCTATTTCTGGGTCAGCTTCTGCGGGTATTGCCATTACATTAGGCATGATGAGTGAAACGTATATTAAACTAGCAAATCAATTTGATATCCCGCTTGAGGTTATGCACCGAGTTATTTCAATGGCCTCTGGTGGTATGGATACACTTCCACATAACGGAGCTGTTATCACTTTGCTAGCTATTACAGGTTTAACTCATAAGCAGTCCTATAAAGATATCTTTGCGATTACGATTATTAAAACAATTGCGGCTTTCTTCATTATTGCCGTATACTTGCTGACAGGTATTATTTAA
- a CDS encoding IclR family transcriptional regulator: MAERLIQSVARAADILELFVGTYPELSIKEISDYLGLSKSTVHGLIKTLEHRGYLQQNPENQKYQLGIKLLQLGNFVSKQLDVGNIAKPIIRKLVEELHETVHLTIFEGDEIIYIEKLEGPRALTIYSQIGKRAPVYCTGVGKSILAHLSEDEVDRLLLKADLKPFTEFTLTDIEQIKNHLASVREQGYAIDDEEIEVGLKCIAAPIFNHEGKVVSSISCAAPKTRLDEEKLPKVIAGIKEAAAEISRRLGYKENN; the protein is encoded by the coding sequence ATGGCTGAGCGTTTGATTCAATCAGTTGCAAGGGCAGCAGATATTCTTGAATTATTTGTGGGTACTTACCCGGAATTAAGCATTAAAGAAATTAGTGATTACCTTGGGCTTTCGAAAAGTACCGTTCACGGACTTATTAAGACTCTCGAGCACAGGGGCTACTTGCAGCAAAATCCAGAAAATCAAAAATATCAGTTAGGAATTAAGCTTTTACAACTAGGCAATTTCGTGAGCAAGCAGCTAGATGTTGGAAATATTGCCAAGCCGATTATCCGTAAGCTTGTTGAAGAGCTACATGAAACGGTTCACCTTACTATTTTTGAGGGTGATGAGATCATTTATATTGAAAAATTGGAAGGTCCTAGGGCACTTACAATTTACTCCCAAATTGGGAAACGAGCACCGGTCTATTGTACAGGAGTAGGGAAATCGATCCTTGCACATCTGAGTGAGGATGAGGTCGATCGTCTTTTATTAAAAGCTGATTTGAAACCGTTTACGGAATTTACATTAACCGATATAGAGCAAATCAAAAATCACTTGGCTAGTGTCCGGGAACAGGGCTATGCCATTGATGATGAGGAAATTGAAGTAGGGCTTAAGTGTATTGCAGCACCTATTTTTAACCATGAAGGCAAGGTTGTTTCCTCCATCAGTTGTGCCGCTCCAAAGACAAGGCTCGATGAAGAAAAGCTCCCAAAAGTGATTGCTGGTATTAAAGAGGCTGCCGCCGAAATTTCAAGGCGATTGGGTTATAAGGAAAACAATTAA
- the dmpG gene encoding 4-hydroxy-2-oxovalerate aldolase, which produces MTQDILITEVALRDGSHAVAHQYTVDQVLKIAKALNDANVPYIEVSHGDGLAGSSLQYGLSRTNEMELIEAAVSVADKSKIAVLLLPGIGTLHELKEAANLGAKMARIATHVTEADVAPQHIAYAKELGMETVGFLMMSHMAPVEKLVEQAKLMESYGADSVYMVDSAGYLLPNQVRERIRALKQSVGIEVGFHGHNNLSLAMANTLAAIEEGATRIDGSVRCLGAGAGNTQTEVLIAVLERMGIKTGIDLYKMMDLAEDIVAPILQVPQEITRDSLTLGYAGVYSSFALHAKRAAEKFGVDSRDILIELGKRKVVGGQEDMIVDVAAEIAKK; this is translated from the coding sequence ATGACACAAGATATTTTAATTACCGAAGTGGCATTACGTGACGGTAGCCATGCGGTTGCCCATCAATATACTGTTGATCAAGTACTGAAAATTGCTAAGGCATTAAATGATGCGAACGTGCCTTATATTGAAGTTTCACATGGGGATGGACTAGCTGGTTCTTCCCTGCAATATGGACTTTCTCGCACAAATGAAATGGAATTAATTGAAGCAGCTGTTTCAGTAGCAGATAAATCAAAGATTGCAGTCCTGCTTTTACCTGGAATTGGAACCCTTCATGAACTAAAGGAAGCGGCAAATCTAGGAGCAAAAATGGCACGTATTGCAACACATGTAACAGAAGCAGATGTCGCACCACAACATATTGCATATGCGAAGGAACTAGGAATGGAAACAGTTGGCTTTCTAATGATGAGCCATATGGCTCCTGTTGAGAAGCTGGTTGAGCAGGCAAAACTAATGGAAAGCTATGGGGCTGATTCGGTTTACATGGTTGATTCAGCTGGTTATTTGCTACCTAATCAAGTTCGTGAACGAATTCGCGCTTTGAAACAATCAGTTGGTATTGAAGTTGGCTTCCATGGTCATAACAACCTGTCCTTGGCAATGGCTAACACACTTGCAGCGATTGAAGAAGGCGCTACAAGAATTGACGGCAGTGTCCGTTGCTTAGGTGCCGGTGCTGGTAATACACAAACAGAAGTGCTTATTGCAGTCCTAGAGCGTATGGGAATTAAAACAGGCATTGACTTATATAAAATGATGGATTTGGCTGAAGACATTGTGGCACCGATCCTCCAGGTTCCTCAAGAAATTACGAGAGACAGTCTGACACTTGGCTATGCTGGAGTATATTCAAGCTTTGCCCTTCACGCTAAACGTGCTGCCGAGAAATTTGGTGTCGATTCTCGTGATATTTTAATAGAGTTAGGTAAACGTAAGGTTGTTGGCGGACAAGAAGATATGATTGTTGATGTCGCAGCTGAGATTGCCAAGAAATAA
- a CDS encoding FAD-dependent oxidoreductase, which produces MNLHSGTYYWPMTFPDAPTYPALEEDLSCDVLIIGGGSSGAQCAYYLADTNLDVVVIEKGKIGSGSTSTNTAIIQYSGEKMFTDLINTFGGDYIERHLQLLKEAINEIEAASKNVTIDCEFERRDTLYSASSTEDVEKLRKEYEFLKKYNFELAFLTKEEIEAKYPFSREAAIYSYDDAEVNPFKFTHALLDYAAKKGIRVFENTEMNGHHYDEEQGKMIISTKGKHSIQARYVIFAAGYEGMDIKKEKKASFVSTYTVTTNPVEDFSDWYNRTLIWETARPYLYMRTTKDNRIIIGGLDDNTTSPEDRDSKLIYKKNKLIEEFNNMFPTIKVQPEYYLTAFYGGTLDGIPIIGQYEEYPNSYFLLAFGDNGTVYSQMLARIIVKEIVTGNCSDLALYLQERPLLNKA; this is translated from the coding sequence ATGAATTTACACTCTGGAACCTATTATTGGCCCATGACCTTTCCTGATGCCCCAACATACCCAGCATTAGAAGAAGATTTATCTTGTGATGTATTAATCATTGGGGGTGGTAGCTCTGGTGCACAGTGTGCCTATTATCTTGCTGATACTAATTTAGATGTAGTTGTCATTGAAAAAGGAAAAATCGGCAGTGGGAGCACGAGTACAAATACAGCCATCATTCAATACTCCGGTGAAAAAATGTTTACAGATCTGATTAACACCTTTGGAGGGGATTACATTGAAAGGCATTTACAATTACTAAAAGAAGCAATTAATGAAATAGAGGCAGCCTCAAAGAACGTGACCATTGATTGTGAATTCGAGAGAAGGGATACTCTGTATTCCGCTAGCAGTACAGAAGACGTTGAAAAGCTGAGAAAGGAATATGAATTTTTAAAGAAATATAACTTTGAACTTGCTTTTCTAACAAAGGAAGAGATTGAAGCAAAATATCCTTTCAGCAGAGAAGCTGCCATTTATTCGTATGATGATGCAGAAGTCAATCCTTTCAAATTCACTCATGCACTATTAGATTATGCAGCAAAGAAAGGAATCCGTGTATTTGAGAATACAGAAATGAACGGTCATCATTACGATGAAGAACAAGGAAAGATGATTATCTCTACAAAGGGCAAACATTCTATACAAGCACGCTATGTTATTTTTGCAGCAGGTTATGAAGGAATGGATATCAAAAAAGAGAAGAAGGCTTCCTTTGTTAGTACATATACGGTAACAACCAATCCTGTCGAGGATTTTTCGGATTGGTATAATCGAACCCTTATTTGGGAAACCGCTCGTCCTTATTTATATATGCGTACGACAAAAGATAATCGAATCATCATCGGCGGACTTGATGATAATACGACATCCCCTGAAGATCGTGATAGTAAACTGATTTACAAAAAAAATAAACTAATCGAAGAATTTAATAACATGTTCCCTACCATTAAAGTGCAGCCAGAATATTACTTAACTGCATTTTATGGTGGAACATTGGATGGGATTCCGATTATCGGTCAGTACGAAGAATATCCTAATAGCTATTTTCTATTGGCCTTTGGTGATAATGGAACCGTTTATAGCCAAATGCTAGCAAGGATTATTGTAAAGGAGATTGTTACAGGGAACTGTTCAGATTTAGCTCTCTATTTACAAGAGCGCCCTTTATTAAATAAAGCATAA
- a CDS encoding helix-turn-helix domain-containing protein yields the protein MVIDYKDKTFFTSKDLALSVIGGRWKIAIIWCLLQQSPLRLSEIQKYLPDVNQRMLIRQLRELEEDHIITRVVYPVVPPKVEYQLSEIGLRLEPVVTSICTWGDHFRAFLEEDADKKPDE from the coding sequence ATGGTTATTGATTATAAAGACAAAACTTTTTTTACTAGCAAAGATTTAGCTTTATCAGTCATTGGGGGACGTTGGAAAATAGCCATTATTTGGTGTTTACTCCAACAATCTCCATTAAGGTTAAGCGAAATACAAAAATACCTTCCCGATGTCAATCAGCGTATGTTAATTAGACAATTAAGGGAATTAGAAGAAGATCATATCATTACTAGAGTTGTATATCCGGTTGTCCCTCCTAAAGTGGAATATCAACTAAGTGAAATTGGTTTACGCCTTGAGCCAGTTGTCACTTCCATTTGTACTTGGGGAGATCATTTTAGAGCATTCTTGGAAGAAGATGCTGACAAAAAACCGGATGAATAA